In one Thermodesulfobium acidiphilum genomic region, the following are encoded:
- a CDS encoding universal stress protein, which translates to MKILVAVDGTKYSREAVLWAVKIAKKEKDAKIIALYVERQLSREDYLLSDDEIDLKIEKKANDIFVKSFEDIDIEGVEVERIVERGSPASKILDVSDREDVDLIVVGNRSRSGISNFFLGSVSDKVFTYSVRPVLVVKTREKEPEIETVAIT; encoded by the coding sequence ATGAAAATTCTTGTAGCTGTCGATGGCACCAAGTATTCTAGAGAGGCAGTTTTGTGGGCAGTTAAAATAGCTAAAAAAGAAAAGGATGCTAAAATAATAGCACTCTATGTTGAAAGGCAGCTTTCGAGGGAAGATTATTTATTATCTGATGATGAAATTGATCTTAAAATTGAAAAAAAAGCAAATGATATATTTGTAAAATCGTTTGAAGATATAGATATTGAGGGTGTCGAAGTTGAAAGAATAGTAGAAAGGGGTAGTCCTGCATCAAAAATATTAGATGTTTCTGATAGGGAAGATGTAGATTTGATAGTTGTTGGAAATAGATCGAGATCAGGAATTAGCAATTTCTTTTTGGGATCGGTGTCTGACAAAGTTTTTACTTATTCAGTAAGACCTGTTCTTGTTGTAAAGACAAGAGAAAAAGAACCTGAAATAGAAACAGTAGCTATAACTTAG
- a CDS encoding PHP domain-containing protein, whose translation MDKNFVKADLHIHSSFSDGIASPEEIVRYVANYTDLKIIAITDHDNIKGSLKAVELGEKYGIIVVPGVEVTTLQGHIICLFIDKHIRKFTSIYKTIEITYESGGIIVLPHPMSPLTYSVSLRCIKNIFKKETFPKPDAIEIINPTLAGRVVRQKVIELNKILKLAELAGTDSHTLDTIGSAYTLFPKSIKNLEDVKNAIINRQTRAYGEFWSVKDHIRIAKTRLNSDIKNIAQKIGSKLINGNR comes from the coding sequence ATGGATAAAAATTTTGTTAAAGCCGATCTTCACATACACAGCAGTTTCAGCGATGGAATAGCGTCACCGGAAGAAATAGTTAGATATGTAGCAAACTATACGGATCTCAAAATAATTGCCATAACAGATCATGACAATATAAAGGGATCCCTAAAGGCTGTTGAATTAGGAGAAAAATATGGAATAATTGTAGTTCCTGGAGTTGAAGTAACTACCCTACAAGGTCACATAATTTGTCTTTTTATAGACAAACACATAAGGAAATTTACCAGTATTTATAAAACTATAGAAATAACGTATGAATCAGGCGGAATAATAGTTCTTCCTCATCCAATGAGTCCTTTAACGTATAGCGTCTCACTTCGTTGTATAAAAAATATATTTAAAAAAGAAACCTTTCCAAAACCAGATGCAATAGAAATAATAAATCCTACGCTTGCTGGTAGAGTAGTCAGGCAAAAGGTAATAGAACTAAATAAAATTTTAAAATTGGCAGAACTTGCCGGTACTGATTCTCATACGCTGGACACAATAGGAAGTGCATACACTTTGTTCCCCAAAAGTATAAAAAATCTCGAAGACGTGAAAAACGCTATTATAAATAGACAAACCAGAGCATATGGAGAGTTTTGGAGTGTTAAGGATCATATAAGAATTGCTAAAACAAGACTAAATTCAGATATAAAAAATATCGCACAAAAAATAGGTAGCAAACTGATAAATGGAAATAGATAA
- a CDS encoding type II secretion system protein GspD translates to MRWFLRVCLFLFFLFISVISYASDKPALVNIGTNNQDTYDELTLTFSGPIDLNSVSEERLNYPDCIKFTFKNVNLSLKPGQKIFADLTKIDYLSYYVIPEGVELYAYLRDPDTSVSIQKTADNVLELKFQSKEVSKSEQINSSKNENMESKSSNQNVSSSESVNSLDSGLYPRGFNLSSFKSQSNNTQNENSNNYQTDNSPMISYMAFKGADIRDVLATLARLGGYNLIAADSVKGSVTVDLKNISVDDAIKLVTKINNFSMQKVGNVLVIGTDKDLSNFGVIRVYKLYNVGNKTIIETSSSATAGGSSGGGASGLTINKVTTMRQGVDVAKLIAEGIGASFSSTKIASSSGGGETTSTSNTSNSSGKVLYDDRTNTITVIAPEDKQKIAQELLQNLDKPLKQIEVQVMVIELDNQGIKQLGIQWPNNVQVSGSVTGTRTYGTSKSKSSVYTGTISNITASLYAQLNNNNAKILSDPRILALDGQDSYVFAGDKLYIPQVSSATGGNVTYTTNEYDVGVLLKITPFIGENGEITIHVTPSVSAFNGDVTQLQINQPFTTTIREADVTARVKDGQTFYIGGLINDQERKQTISVPGLGNMPLLGPMFRYDYTMKSRTEVIFLLTPHIVKNS, encoded by the coding sequence ATGAGATGGTTTTTGAGGGTGTGTCTTTTTCTGTTTTTTCTATTTATTTCTGTAATTTCTTACGCTTCTGATAAACCCGCTCTTGTTAATATAGGCACAAATAATCAGGATACATATGATGAATTGACTCTTACCTTTTCAGGGCCAATAGATTTGAACAGCGTTAGTGAAGAAAGACTTAATTATCCTGACTGCATAAAATTTACTTTTAAAAATGTAAATCTTTCTCTAAAACCAGGACAAAAGATTTTTGCTGATCTTACAAAAATTGATTATCTTTCTTATTATGTTATTCCAGAAGGAGTAGAACTCTATGCATATCTTAGAGATCCAGATACGAGTGTAAGCATTCAAAAAACTGCAGACAATGTTTTGGAATTGAAGTTTCAGTCTAAAGAAGTTAGCAAATCTGAGCAAATTAACTCCTCGAAAAACGAAAATATGGAAAGCAAATCATCAAATCAAAATGTTTCGAGTTCTGAAAGTGTAAACAGTTTAGATTCAGGCCTTTATCCAAGGGGATTTAATTTATCAAGTTTTAAATCGCAATCTAATAATACACAAAACGAGAATAGCAATAACTACCAAACTGATAACTCTCCTATGATCTCTTATATGGCTTTTAAGGGGGCCGATATAAGAGATGTTCTGGCGACTCTGGCAAGGCTAGGGGGATACAATTTAATTGCTGCTGATTCTGTTAAAGGATCAGTTACTGTGGATTTAAAGAATATAAGCGTTGATGATGCAATTAAGCTTGTTACGAAAATTAACAACTTTTCGATGCAAAAAGTTGGCAACGTTCTCGTAATAGGTACCGATAAGGATCTTAGTAATTTTGGCGTTATTAGAGTTTATAAATTATATAATGTGGGTAATAAGACGATAATAGAGACTTCTAGCTCAGCGACTGCTGGCGGTAGCAGTGGAGGAGGGGCTTCAGGGTTAACTATAAATAAAGTAACTACTATGAGGCAGGGAGTTGATGTAGCTAAGCTTATTGCAGAGGGTATAGGTGCATCGTTTTCTTCCACAAAGATTGCATCTTCTTCTGGTGGAGGCGAGACAACTTCTACATCTAACACAAGTAACAGTTCTGGGAAGGTGCTCTATGATGATAGAACAAATACAATTACAGTAATTGCACCAGAAGACAAGCAAAAAATTGCACAAGAACTGCTCCAAAATCTTGATAAACCTCTTAAACAAATAGAAGTTCAGGTAATGGTTATTGAACTTGACAATCAGGGAATAAAACAATTAGGTATACAATGGCCAAATAATGTTCAGGTTTCCGGCAGTGTAACCGGTACAAGGACTTATGGTACCTCAAAAAGTAAATCCAGCGTTTATACCGGTACGATTTCTAATATTACTGCAAGTCTTTATGCTCAGCTAAACAATAATAATGCAAAAATACTTTCAGATCCGAGAATTCTTGCTTTGGATGGGCAGGATTCATATGTGTTTGCCGGTGATAAGTTGTATATACCTCAGGTATCTTCTGCTACTGGGGGTAACGTAACGTATACTACAAATGAGTATGACGTGGGAGTTTTGTTAAAAATTACTCCATTTATAGGCGAAAATGGAGAGATTACTATCCACGTGACTCCATCTGTTTCTGCATTTAATGGCGATGTGACTCAGCTTCAGATTAATCAACCCTTTACTACGACTATAAGAGAAGCTGACGTTACAGCAAGAGTAAAAGATGGCCAAACATTTTATATCGGTGGCCTAATTAACGATCAAGAGAGAAAACAAACTATTTCTGTACCGGGATTAGGAAATATGCCACTTCTTGGTCCAATGTTTAGATATGATTACACCATGAAGAGTAGGACAGAAGTGATATTCTTGCTTACACCTCATATTGTTAAAAATAGCTAG
- a CDS encoding polysaccharide deacetylase family protein, giving the protein MFLFAGSRVLHTDRPQNDNEPVKEEVVNNQNESITPKASNKRTAKEQKVDEASKIYSSRYEIDRTKGKTVVLTFDAGADGSRLPEILDILSENHVKATFFLTGPFCERYPNLVKKITAYGFEVGNHSYAHKDMTTMSNEAIREDILKAQEIIIRTTGQDPRPWFRPPYGARDDRVREVLKSLGYETVYWTIDSLDWEDNMTVEREKNRIYNNLKDGSIILLHIGSKTTPIILSEMIKYFIGKGYRVTDLSGALR; this is encoded by the coding sequence TTGTTTCTTTTTGCGGGAAGTAGGGTATTACATACTGATAGACCTCAAAATGACAACGAGCCGGTTAAGGAGGAAGTTGTAAACAATCAAAACGAGAGTATTACTCCTAAAGCTAGTAACAAAAGAACAGCTAAAGAACAAAAAGTTGATGAAGCATCTAAAATTTATAGTTCAAGATATGAGATAGATCGAACAAAAGGCAAAACTGTAGTTCTTACATTTGATGCGGGAGCTGATGGTAGTAGGTTACCTGAAATTCTAGATATTTTATCAGAAAATCACGTGAAGGCAACCTTTTTTCTTACCGGACCCTTTTGTGAAAGGTATCCTAACCTTGTTAAAAAAATTACGGCGTATGGTTTTGAAGTTGGAAATCATTCTTATGCTCATAAAGATATGACAACAATGTCGAACGAAGCAATTAGAGAAGACATACTTAAAGCTCAAGAAATAATTATCAGAACTACTGGACAGGATCCAAGGCCATGGTTTAGACCTCCTTATGGAGCCAGGGATGATAGGGTTAGAGAGGTATTAAAATCTTTGGGATACGAAACAGTTTATTGGACTATCGATTCTCTTGATTGGGAAGATAACATGACTGTTGAAAGGGAAAAAAATAGAATATATAATAATCTTAAAGATGGAAGTATAATCTTACTTCATATCGGAAGTAAAACAACTCCAATAATTCTTTCGGAAATGATAAAGTACTTTATAGGCAAGGGTTATAGAGTTACAGATCTGTCAGGTGCTCTTAGATAA
- a CDS encoding CDP-alcohol phosphatidyltransferase family protein, whose protein sequence is MEIDKRKLIKPIIYPIAKLLSKMNISPNSITIFCTITTFLASLSIIFLPNIISALLLLIAVSFDSVDGLVARISGKITKFGGFLDSTLDRLSEGFIFTFIAIYGIINTNNLIIIFSFLSMVFSYMISYSKARAECDNVPIKGGLMQRPERLLLLVVFLATGYLLQGLIILTILSIFTTFQRILIAFKGYKQN, encoded by the coding sequence ATGGAAATAGATAAAAGAAAATTAATAAAACCAATTATTTATCCTATAGCAAAACTTTTATCAAAAATGAATATTTCTCCAAATTCTATAACTATTTTTTGCACTATAACAACCTTTCTTGCATCACTTTCAATTATATTTCTTCCAAATATAATTAGCGCTTTGCTTTTATTAATTGCAGTTTCATTCGACTCTGTAGATGGGTTGGTTGCAAGAATTTCCGGGAAAATAACCAAATTTGGAGGTTTTTTAGATTCAACTCTTGATAGGCTATCTGAAGGCTTTATTTTTACTTTTATAGCCATATATGGAATCATAAATACTAATAATCTTATTATAATTTTCTCTTTTTTATCAATGGTTTTTTCTTACATGATATCTTACTCGAAGGCAAGAGCAGAATGCGACAATGTTCCTATCAAGGGTGGACTTATGCAAAGACCAGAAAGGCTTTTATTGCTAGTTGTGTTTTTGGCAACTGGCTATTTATTACAGGGACTTATAATACTTACAATACTTTCGATATTTACAACTTTTCAAAGAATTTTAATAGCATTCAAGGGATATAAACAAAATTGA
- a CDS encoding glycosyltransferase family 4 protein: MKVALVSPYSFSFKGGVNTHLFFLQKFFDKYNIETHIIAPAEPGKPLAYNIDHSRFHTVGRSFPFMTNGSIARLAPTPGALGKILLLKENFDIWHIHEPFAPGPSLFSIFTINKPIVGTFHAYSDIPFPFEWFKPISKKFSERINVKIAVSEASMHFAEQYINGDFKIIPNGVNIDIFAPSEKFQQPTILFVGRLEKRKGLDVLLRAWNKIFKKFPDAQLRIAGYSTEKRINKFQDLDGIKFLGELSEEDLAREYSKAWIFCSPALGGESFGMTILEALSCGTAVVASNITGFRSLLKNGQYGLLVEPNDPNDLAQKICYLIKNKDARTELEKKARPYAINFSWEKITLSLIDNYKEAKNIFKTKL, translated from the coding sequence ATGAAGGTAGCCCTTGTCAGCCCATACTCTTTCTCCTTTAAAGGAGGAGTTAATACTCACCTTTTTTTTCTACAGAAATTCTTTGACAAATACAACATAGAAACGCACATAATTGCTCCTGCAGAACCAGGAAAACCACTTGCCTACAATATTGATCACTCAAGATTTCACACAGTAGGTAGATCTTTTCCTTTTATGACAAATGGTTCTATAGCAAGACTTGCACCTACCCCAGGAGCTCTCGGAAAAATACTTTTGCTTAAAGAAAACTTCGATATATGGCACATACACGAACCATTTGCACCAGGTCCATCTCTTTTTTCTATATTTACTATAAATAAACCAATAGTAGGTACTTTTCACGCCTATTCTGATATACCTTTCCCCTTTGAATGGTTTAAACCAATTTCAAAAAAATTTTCCGAAAGGATAAATGTTAAAATTGCTGTTTCAGAAGCATCAATGCACTTTGCAGAACAATATATTAATGGAGATTTTAAAATCATACCAAATGGAGTTAATATTGACATATTTGCCCCCTCTGAAAAATTTCAACAACCGACAATACTTTTTGTTGGAAGACTTGAAAAAAGAAAAGGGCTTGATGTGCTATTAAGAGCATGGAATAAAATTTTCAAAAAATTCCCTGATGCGCAACTTAGAATTGCTGGATATTCTACTGAAAAAAGAATTAACAAATTTCAAGATCTTGATGGCATAAAGTTTCTTGGAGAATTAAGCGAAGAAGACCTTGCAAGAGAATACTCAAAAGCCTGGATATTTTGTTCACCAGCATTAGGTGGCGAAAGTTTCGGTATGACTATTCTAGAAGCACTTTCATGCGGGACAGCAGTTGTTGCTTCAAACATCACTGGTTTTAGAAGTCTTTTAAAAAATGGTCAATATGGTTTATTAGTTGAACCAAACGATCCAAATGATCTTGCACAAAAAATATGTTATTTGATTAAAAATAAAGATGCAAGAACAGAACTGGAAAAAAAAGCAAGACCTTATGCAATAAATTTCTCCTGGGAAAAAATTACGCTTTCTCTTATTGATAATTACAAAGAAGCTAAAAATATCTTTAAAACTAAGTTATAG
- a CDS encoding lysophospholipid acyltransferase family protein: protein MLLIKKIIKRVIFGIYWDNKKKREIILNNYKIIGNASNHPDYETLAKEALVSYSDYIYEVLVLVLNKKSFNINFFNLERLDEALSLKRGVIVNTAHIGNWDAGSLFEHRGIKLKVVANLDFPFAGHLIKLIRSRIGFDVIPAKGGLREIISSLKKNQILCMLSDIASNHPSEYINFLNHKIPFPKAAFQIASSRQCPILPVFIIRKQPFSFDCYIEEYIKPKKDYKATMQEWVNYFEKYVKTYPQQWYIFLPMEIKNG from the coding sequence CTGTTATTAATAAAAAAAATAATTAAAAGAGTTATTTTTGGTATTTATTGGGATAATAAAAAAAAGAGGGAAATTATATTAAACAACTATAAAATAATAGGCAATGCATCCAATCATCCAGATTATGAAACGCTTGCCAAAGAAGCTCTTGTATCATATAGCGACTATATATACGAAGTATTAGTATTAGTTTTAAATAAAAAGAGTTTTAATATAAATTTTTTTAATTTAGAAAGACTTGATGAAGCTTTATCTTTGAAAAGAGGGGTAATAGTGAATACGGCACATATAGGCAACTGGGATGCAGGAAGTTTATTTGAACACAGAGGTATCAAATTAAAAGTTGTTGCAAACCTTGATTTCCCTTTTGCTGGTCATTTAATAAAATTAATCCGTTCAAGAATTGGCTTTGATGTGATTCCTGCAAAAGGTGGATTAAGAGAAATAATAAGCTCGCTTAAGAAAAATCAAATTTTATGTATGCTTAGTGATATAGCTTCAAATCATCCATCTGAATATATAAATTTTTTAAATCATAAAATTCCTTTTCCGAAAGCAGCTTTTCAGATAGCATCTTCAAGGCAGTGTCCAATTCTACCAGTATTTATAATCAGGAAGCAACCATTTAGTTTTGATTGCTACATAGAAGAATATATTAAGCCAAAAAAGGACTACAAAGCCACAATGCAAGAATGGGTAAATTATTTTGAAAAATACGTAAAAACTTATCCACAACAGTGGTATATTTTTTTGCCAATGGAGATAAAAAATGGATAA
- a CDS encoding lysophospholipid acyltransferase family protein, with translation MFFKERIKIFLCYFIFENIRFFARPISFFMKSLHKKGFRLAKLRFKNLFPNLSEKELNILVSQNFYNYSIYYLEIILLPLLIKFTKYFINNFQESYSILRNCFLKANDKGIVVITAHFGNWDLGSYIISSISKECNKKTFAVAESIKPKWLFKFFKWTREKAGLETIPLNESTGIKSLKELKKGNVIALVVDRNLTKHGIKTTFFGRECIFNDGPSILIKRTNPKLFIAGLYRLNKKYQIYFKEIEYKSESSKEEITNLLIKNLEEMIKISPTQWFIFQPNWIGDDYE, from the coding sequence ATGTTTTTTAAAGAAAGGATTAAAATTTTTCTGTGTTATTTTATATTCGAAAATATAAGGTTTTTTGCACGTCCTATTTCCTTTTTTATGAAATCACTTCATAAAAAAGGATTTCGTTTAGCAAAATTAAGATTTAAAAATTTATTTCCAAATTTAAGCGAAAAAGAGTTAAATATTCTTGTCAGTCAAAACTTTTATAATTACTCAATTTATTATCTTGAAATAATTTTATTGCCGCTTTTAATAAAATTTACTAAATACTTTATCAATAACTTTCAAGAATCATATTCAATATTAAGAAATTGTTTTCTAAAAGCAAATGATAAAGGCATAGTTGTTATTACTGCTCACTTTGGCAATTGGGACCTAGGGTCTTACATAATATCATCAATATCAAAAGAGTGTAACAAAAAAACATTTGCAGTAGCTGAGTCAATAAAGCCCAAATGGCTGTTTAAATTTTTTAAATGGACAAGAGAAAAAGCTGGATTAGAAACAATTCCACTTAATGAATCTACTGGAATAAAGTCTTTAAAAGAGTTAAAAAAAGGCAATGTAATAGCACTTGTAGTCGACAGAAACTTAACAAAACACGGAATAAAAACAACATTTTTTGGAAGAGAATGTATCTTCAACGATGGACCTTCAATTTTAATAAAGAGAACTAACCCAAAACTTTTTATAGCTGGTTTGTATAGATTAAACAAAAAATATCAAATATACTTCAAAGAAATAGAGTATAAAAGTGAAAGTTCAAAGGAAGAAATAACAAATTTATTAATAAAAAATCTAGAAGAAATGATAAAGATCAGTCCAACACAATGGTTTATCTTTCAACCCAATTGGATTGGAGATGATTACGAATGA
- a CDS encoding type II secretion system protein N translates to MDKQKRMKIILGVLLLVLIIGIGINLYPYFFQTNPKGSQIPQVGQISEVKKENTQVTASNIINPETFEKPNVPIGRSDPFVPLISSESSSTNLHKSSGSNTGFPMVKISPFPPTLKLVGIMRVNDKMLAIIENGQQTYTVKQGDIILGNIRVQNIYFNSVVLTSSGQTRTYEL, encoded by the coding sequence ATGGATAAACAGAAAAGAATGAAAATTATATTGGGGGTTCTTCTTTTAGTTCTGATAATAGGAATAGGCATTAACCTATATCCTTATTTTTTTCAAACAAATCCCAAAGGATCCCAAATTCCACAAGTTGGACAAATTTCTGAAGTTAAAAAGGAAAATACTCAGGTTACTGCTAGTAATATTATTAATCCAGAAACGTTTGAAAAGCCAAATGTACCAATAGGCAGGTCAGATCCCTTTGTTCCTCTTATTAGTTCCGAGAGTAGTTCAACAAATCTTCATAAATCTTCGGGTTCAAATACCGGCTTTCCTATGGTAAAAATAAGTCCTTTTCCTCCGACATTGAAATTGGTGGGAATTATGAGAGTTAATGATAAGATGTTAGCAATTATAGAAAATGGTCAACAGACATATACTGTTAAACAAGGCGATATAATATTGGGAAACATTAGAGTTCAAAATATATATTTTAATAGTGTAGTTTTAACCTCTTCTGGTCAAACTAGAACTTATGAACTATAA